The following proteins are co-located in the Triticum aestivum cultivar Chinese Spring chromosome 1A, IWGSC CS RefSeq v2.1, whole genome shotgun sequence genome:
- the LOC123070497 gene encoding uncharacterized protein, producing the protein MLESHNQILSSVSGGIHWFLALYIRLSLSCPLGFPPSLPRRHPRGAGEGPKSPPPNSPPPPPSSLPAAKGHGRRRRRRGLLVPHAWGLARTRSRGRGAALGVRRGGAAAPRSRLAMVAWRRAADGMVVVRAGVASAAVFLAAHRCRVRRRGFAADLVAGGLSPWSLVGDGAAAEVVSCSLPVGPSRLGGDALLGRVPLVASLGSGGDSSATLPLRPLAAAGASRCPGPSTRGRNSVSGGELERTRRRSCPWAGRRSWRWELCVGRGRAARLGCGQATMAAWAAWLRVLTDRGGERGEAPGYITYLVCVLVDGDGVHGRRVLLADSVVVLLPLPSYSG; encoded by the coding sequence ATGTTAGAATCCCATAACCAGATTCTATCCAGTGTGTCCGGTGGTATACACTGGTTCTTGGCTCTCTACATCAGGCTATCTTTGTCTTGTCCCCTAGggttccctccctccctcccccgccgccacccgcGAGGCGCAGGGGAAGGCCCCAAATCTCCGCCGCCGAACTCCCCTCCgcctcccccctcctccctccccgcCGCCAAAGGGCAcggtcgtcgccggcggcggcggggccttctcGTCCCCCACGCGTGGGGGTTGGCacgaacccgatctcgtgggcggGGCGCTGCGCTCGGTGTCAGGCGTGGTGGCGCGGCGGCGCCCCGGAGCAGGCTGGCGATGGTGGCATGGCGTCGGGCGGCagatggcatggtggtggtgcgggctggtgtggCGTCGGCGGCGGTGTTTCTGGCAGCGCATCGGTGTCGCGTCCGGCGCCGTGGGTTTGCGGCTGACCTGGTCGCGGGCGGCCTCTCACCATGGTCTTTGGTGGGGGACGGCGCAGCAGCGGAGGTGGTGAGCTGCTCCCTCCCAGTCGGGCCCTCGCGGTTGGGTGGCGACGCTTTGCTCGGGCGGGTCCCCCTGGTGGCGTCTCTGGGCAGCGGCGGCGACAGCTCGGCCACCCTCCCTCTCCGGCCTCTGGCGGCGGCCGGTGCCTCCCGGTGCCCTGGGCCTTCGACGCGGGGGCGGAACTCGGTTTCAGGGGGGGAGCTGGAGCGGACAAGGCGTCGGTCGTGCCCATGGGCGGGGCGGCGGTCCTGGCGGTGGGAGTTGTGCGTTGGTCGTGGGCGGGCTGCGCGGCTCGGATGCGGGCAGGCAACCATGGCTGCTTGGGCGGCATGGCTGCGGGTGTTGACGGACCGGGGCGGCGAAAGAGGTGAAGCACCGGGGTACATCACCTACCTAGTCTGTGTACTGGTCGACGGTGACGGCGTCCATGGACGTCGTGTCCTCCTTGCAGACTCCGTCGTGGTGCTTCTACCCCTTCCATCTTACTCCGGGTGA
- the LOC123070507 gene encoding uncharacterized protein yields the protein MSSSSGRAASQPADKFWLEIVGHRMKGPQNPCPMIFRKRISGVDADKAEAVFLDVMMMAKYDGNVPPNMMSSPVRALLRKALIRYMKIKWFIKEIALSLKIRVVFKLGKLNFVVICVLLYVTYGRPLSLLRRFWKILNSQGGDDSE from the exons ATGTCCTCCTCCTCCGGTCGCGCCGCCTCTCAACCAGCCGACAAG TTTTGGCTTGAGATAGTGGGTCACAGGATGAAAGGTCCGCAGAATCCGTGCCCGATGATTTTCAGAAAGCGAATCAGTGGTGTGGATGCCGACAAGGCTGAAGCAGTCTTCCT CGACGTGATGATGATGGCTAAATATGATGGGAATGTTCCACCAAATATG ATGAGTAGTCCCGTTCGAGCATTGCTCCGGAAGGCGCTTATCCGATACATGAAAATTAAGTGGTTTATTAAAGAAATTGCTCTATCTCTCAAGATACGTGTCGTCTTTAAGCTGGGCAAGTTAAACTTTGTTGTCATCTGCGTGTTGCTTTACGTGACATACGGGAGGCCCCTATCTCTGCTCCGGAGGTTCTGGAAGATCCTAAATTCTCAAGGAGGCGATGACTCGGAGTAA